In Phocoena phocoena chromosome 11, mPhoPho1.1, whole genome shotgun sequence, one DNA window encodes the following:
- the LOC136131126 gene encoding large ribosomal subunit protein eL42-like, whose translation MVNVPKTRRTFCKKCGKHQPHEVTQYRKGKDSLYAQGKRRYDRKQSGYGGQTKPIFRKKAKTTKQIVLRLECVEPNCRSKRTLAIKRRKHFELEEIRRERAK comes from the coding sequence ATGGTGAACGTTCCTAAAACCCGCCGGACTTTCTGTAAGAAGTGTGGCAAGCACCAACCCCACGAAGTGACACAGTACAGGAAGGGCAAGGATTCTCTGTATGCCCAGGGAAAGCGGCGTTACGACAGGAAGCAGAGTGGCTATGGTGGGCAGACTAAGCCGATTTTCCGGAAGAAGGCTAAAACTACAAAGCAGATTGTGCTGAGGCTTGAATGCGTTGAGCCGAACTGCAGATCTAAGAGAACGCTGGCTATTAAGAGACGCAAGCATTTTGAGCTGGAGGAGATAAGAAGAGAAAGGGCCAAGTGA